Proteins encoded in a region of the Pieris napi chromosome 5, ilPieNapi1.2, whole genome shotgun sequence genome:
- the LOC125049621 gene encoding UDP-glucosyltransferase 2-like isoform X2 yields MNSIKLFVFIIVIQFFNHAAALNVLAIVTLPLKSHYMAFDRFFRELAIRGHSVTVMNNYLEKNPPPNMTFIDLSRDRYPHIRMPPMSAYEGSNSHYMRLINIYYHFLARPQHVGQDCEHLVTSKEVVDFLDKKQKFDVIIVEQFMSDCGAAFAAALYDAPIIGITSHTLLPWSYSRLGIPFDFSSDAFYFSTGGQNPSLYHKIEAYLTNIWAQHVLQPEIFKTINSIFKRHIPTFRGDVEEAIMEKMMMMFVYQHFSVTGARVLPPQVVEIGGIHINKAKQIPKDIDSFLSSAPHGAIYVTKKS; encoded by the coding sequence ATGAATTCGATAAAGCTTTTCGTATTTATAATAGTGATTCAATTCTTTAATCATGCTGCCGCGCTTAACGTACTCGCCATCGTGACTCTGCCCCTTAAAAGCCATTATATGGCTTTCGACAGATTCTTCCGAGAGCTGGCGATCAGGGGACACTCCGTCACAGTTATGAACAACTACTTGGAAAAGAACCCGCCGCCTAATATGACGTTTATTGATCTATCCCGTGATAGATATCCACATATAAGGATGCCGCCCATGTCGGCATATGAGGGTTCTAACTCGCATTATATGCGtttgataaatatatactatCATTTTTTGGCAAGACCTCAACACGTAGGACAAGACTGTGAGCATCTAGTCACCAGTAAGGAGGTTGTTGACTTTCTAGATAAGAAGCAGAAATTTGATGTGATAATTGTTGAACAATTTATGAGTGACTGTGGTGCTGCTTTTGCTGCTGCTTTGTATGACGCGCCTATTATTGGTATCACGTCACACACGCTCTTGCCTTGGTCGTACTCAAGGCTGGGAATTCCGTTCGATTTTTCCTCAGACGCGTTTTATTTCTCAACTGGCGGTCAGAATCCCTCGCTATACCACAAAATAGAAGCATATTTAACCAATATATGGGCGCAACATGTTTTGCAgcctgaaatatttaaaacaattaatagtATATTCAAGAGGCATATACCTACATTTCGTGGGGATGTGGAAGAGGCTATAATGGAGAAAATGATGATGATGTTTGTGTATCAGCATTTCTCTGTAACTGGGGCCCGTGTTTTGCCCCCACAAGTTGTGGAAATTGGcggaatacatattaataaagccAAACAGATACCAAAG